Below is a genomic region from Prunus persica cultivar Lovell chromosome G3, Prunus_persica_NCBIv2, whole genome shotgun sequence.
atatgctTATAGCATGGAAGAGCAAAGTGGAGATTGAAAGGTTGAAGACTCAACTGAGtaatgaatttgagatgaaagacTTGGAATAAGCTCGAAAGACACTAGGTatggaaattgaaagagaTAGAGCGAAGAGCAAGATTAGTCTGTGTCAGAAGCAGTATTTGAAGAAGGTACTACAATGTTTCGGgatgaatgaaaattcaaaaccggTTAGTACACCTCTTGCCCCTCATTTCAAACTTAGTGTTTCTATGTCTCCTAACACGAATGAGGAGAGTCATTACATGGCTCAAATTCTAtataaaagtgttgttggtacttTGATGTATGCTAGGTGTGTACCAGGACTAATATTTCACAAGCTGCTAGTATTGTTAGTAGACATATGCATAATCTAGGAAAAGGGCATTGGCAAGTTGTGAAATGGATTATACAGTATATTTTGGGTACTGTGGATGTTGGTTTATTGTTTCAGCAGGATAAAGTTACTGGTAAATGTGTTGTTGGATATGTGGATTCTGATTACGCAAGTGGTTTGGACAAGCGTGGGTCCACTACAGGTTTTGTATTCATTCTTGCTAGAGGTCCAGTGAGTTGGAGGTCTACTTTGCAATTTACAGTTGTATTGTTGACTACTGAGGCAGAATACATGGCAGTAATAGAAGCTATTAAGGAAGCAATTTGGCTTCAAAGGTTGCTTGATGACATGGGGGGTTCAACAAGACCTTGTGGATGTTCATTGCGATAGTCAGAGTGCTATTTATTTAGCAAAGAATCAAATTCATCATGCATGTACGAAACACATTGACATAAGGTTTCATTTTGTTCGTGAGATTATTGACAAGGGAGATATTCTTCTTCAGAAAATTGGGATCGTAGATAATCCTGTGAATATGTTACAAAGCCAGTTTCGTTGCTCAAATTTAAGCATTGCTTAGACTTGATTGacatttataaaatttgttgactACCCTGTGGGGGATTGGGAGACTACCATTGGGAGTATTACTACTATGGTTTGGTGAAATTTTGAGTCGAGGTGGAGATTGTTGACTATTTGACTCAAGATTGCACCCATGTGCAATGTTGCTTTCGGCTATTTATTTTGGTAGTTGGCTGATTGGTAGACAATTGGAAAGCAAAGACTGTCTGCACATCTTTTTTGATGCTTTGACATTAATGGTGCCATCTTAGGGAGATTTTTTCCACCAGCCATGTATTGTGGCTTCCTTAGGCATGCGGCTGCTTCTTTAGTAAGCTGTTGCATGGGTTTATAAAAGGGGAAGGAAGCAAGTGCTGAAGAGTAGAGAATGAGCTGCGCCAAAGGAAGAGCATTGAGAAGTTGGCGgcagagaaaatgagagaagaaaaataatagttgGGCCGCAAAACTATTTGTGGCTGTcttatttttccctttctctAAATTGTACTCAATTTGTATTCCTTTTATATTCTTGAGTGTGTGAGCTTGGGTATATTTGGGGCTTGGGTTTCTGAGTGTTAAACACTATTGTATTCTCTCATTTGATTATAGTGGATTACTCCGTTGTCTCCAAACTGGATGTAGGCATTGCCGAACTAGTATAAATCTCGGTGTACTTGTTGatgttgttttgttcttttttttaatctcttgccacttgttgttttattttcactcacaGTTGGTTGACGCTTCCACACAGCAGTTTATGATCACTTGCGGAAGATATATGGCAATTTCTTGGGAATTACAGTTTTGTGACTATCAAGCATGTTTATAAAGAAGCTAATATTGTTGTTGACCAGTTAGCTAAAAAAAGGCATGGGTATAATAACTCATGTATTTGGTTTAATAATTTCCTTGTGGGTTTAATTACTAGAGTTTACTTTGATATGTATGGTACTAAGATCCCAAAGAGATCTCATTTGTAatgtatttatgtttttttttttaatgggaaGAAGTTTCGAACCCAGGCCATCTAGGTGATAAAGGAGAAGGAAACCCACTAGGCCACTCCACATCCTTACATTATATGCAATCTTAGTCATCCAAGTCCGCCatgtaattaaatattttaaaaaaaatttatttagtaaattATTGATTAAATAAACATGTCAGAGAgtttcattcaaaattttcaaaattttctaacAATGTCCGTTATTTGTACTAAATTTttatcaatattgatattttattaatatatccGTCAAAATTTCAGTATTTTGGGATTACCGACATTTAATACTTTAGTCAACTATGCCGAATATCAAGATTACGACTTGGGCGGCTTTTGAAGCTATCTTTCTAGAGAAGTATTTTCTCAATAATTTAAAAGGAGCAAATGCACGGGAATTCATGAACCTCATTCAAAAGTGTTTGAGTGTGACTACacattatcatcatcatcatgatgTTGTGCGGTGCACTAGAGTGGTTCCCAACACAAGATAATGATGATGAAGCCTTGAATTTGTAGACACGGCCTCCTCGAATGGTTTGATAGTGAAAGAGGGTGTCAATGATGATTTTTGGGTTGCTCTAGCGAGATGGATGAGATCTTATATTTGGGTTATTTATTACACATTGAAGGTAAGAGAGTGAGGCAAAAGAAATAGataaggaagaagagagaaagaaatgaaaaagaggGTTTGAGACATGGAAATATGGCTTATATATGAGACACGttggaaatttaaaaaaaaaaaaaaaaaaaaaacagattggTGGCCCGgactagatttttttattcttaaaaattgaaactgaaGCAAAAACGATTTAAACTAGTAccaattgaattgaaaaatatatatatatatatatatatatatacagtcccgatctcttggactacaggagtccaagagatttgtggtcactcaccgttggatgtaaattcaacggttcactcaatcttgaactccttttaagaaacttttttgaaccattagattaatatccaacggtgagtgaccacaatctcttggactcctgtggtccaagagatcatgactgtatatatatatatatatatatatataacgaATCAAACCGATCACTTGAAACGAAACtattcgaaaaaaaaaaaaccccttttattttattttaatagtttgtgttttttatttatttgaaataaaaaacttatagctcaaatggttaatatttgcCCATGCTCTATGTTTGATTAACCTTCCTCTAATAacgcttttatttattaaagaaaaaaaaaccggtCCAATTCAGTcggggtttttgttttggagttTACCGGTCTTAATACCCAGCCTTGGGCCGCTAGTAGTCAATCAAAGTCCAACCCCAGAATCCCCCAGAGTACTTCCAAATTGAacctagggttagggtttaacaaattacaaattgGAGCTGGGGCTTTCGGAACTCGAGCTTCGAACAATGGAGACGGCGACAGCGAGCGGTTCAGGGACAGTGACGGCGAAGAGAAAGCCGGTGTTCGTAAAGGTGGACCAACTACAGCCAAACACGAGCGGCCACACCCTCACGGTGAAGGTGGTGAGCTCGAAGCCGGTCAAGGTGACCAACAAGAACGGCGGCCGACCATCGTTCTCGTCTCGCCCTCTCCAGCCCTCTCGTATCGCCGAGTGCCTCGTTGGTGATGAGACTGGGACCATTCTCTTCACCGCTCGCAATGACCAAGGTACATAATTCATGATTGTTAGCTTATAGATGAATTAATACAcgaattatttaattaaataagtaaTTATTTGTGAATATATGGTATATGTGTTCTGTAGATTTGGGTTGTTGGTTTGAATGGGTTTTGATAGGGTTTGAAGTGTGTTTAACTGTTTGTTTTGAGGAGAATTGAAAACAGCGGATTAGGGTTAATTTCtgtgttgggtttgtttttggTTCATGAGAAGCTTTAGTTAATTGTAAGTGAATTTCTGCTTTGCGTAATGTTTTTCATTGTTTGGAGACCAAACTATGATCTTTAATCCTGCTATTTGTGTACAAtcagataaataaatatgccTGTCTTCAATGGGCTATTATTTGGTCTAAGTTGTGATTCAACTCCGTTTTGATAGTTTTGTCTTCTGTATTTATTCTCCATCAACATAGAACAGTGAAGGCGGTATCCAAATATTGTTAGATGGTATCCCTTCTCTGTTCTTAGGGTCTTGCATTTGTGTGTTAATGCCTTTGGTTGATAAATGAAAGAAGCCTGGCACTACTTTATATGTGTCCATGCCTGTTGTCGCTAGCCTTTTTGGTACTCGGAGGATTGTTGGTTTGCATTATGTGTAAATGATGAAGTTACAATTTATACGTGCAGTTGACACAATGAAGCCGGACACTACTGTGATCCTGCGTAATGCGAAGATTGATATGTTCAAGGGAACTATGAGGCTAGCAGTTGACAAATGGGGACGTGTTGAAGTCACTGAACCAGCTAACTTCCAAGTTAAAGAGGAAAACAATCTTTCTCTCGTTGAGTACGAATTGGTTAACGTTGAAGAGTGACCGATGGTTATATTGTGGTAGTAGATACTAATGAATTATATGTGTTCCTAACCATTACTGTTAGTAGGATGCAACTAATGTGTTTAGTTTGAGTCTTGATGTTGCTGTGTTTAGTTAACTTAAGTGAGTTTCAGACGGTGATATAATATGATTTGGAAGAACTAGACGTTGCTAGACTTGGAATATGGAACGCAAGAGTTTATGGTTTAGATCGTATTCAATATGATCATGCATTTTGTACATTATTTCTTTACTCTTACTagtaattttctgttttggtcAATCTCTTGCTATGGTTGTTGTATTGGATTTTacaccgaaaaaaaaaaggtttcac
It encodes:
- the LOC18766083 gene encoding uncharacterized protein At4g28440, coding for METATASGSGTVTAKRKPVFVKVDQLQPNTSGHTLTVKVVSSKPVKVTNKNGGRPSFSSRPLQPSRIAECLVGDETGTILFTARNDQVDTMKPDTTVILRNAKIDMFKGTMRLAVDKWGRVEVTEPANFQVKEENNLSLVEYELVNVEE